AAAACGAAAAACCCAAAACAGTAAAGTTTTGGGTTTTTCTAGCTATTAATCAACTTCCACTAACACATAAGTGAAGAATCTTAATAACTAAGACGTAGAAAAGTCATTTATATTTCATGAGCATCTAAAATTTAACAAATTTTAACGTATTGACTATAAGTAACTAAAGCTCGAGCGTAAACTCGAGCTTTTTATTGAATAACAACCTAATTGTTACGGTTTTTGTAATGTGAAGACGACTAACTCTAAATAATTATATTCGTATTTGGTTGTATATCTGTAATATAACGAATTCTGTTTAGTTTTATTTTACAAAATTGTATTTTTTTTCAAATAAAATAATAAGGCTTTAAGTTAGTCAAACATATTTTTTATATTAATAACTTAATAAGTCTGTAAGAATAGCGCGTGTTTTATTAAACGAAAGGAAGTTTTGATAACAACGTCTAAATACATATAAAAACAAATAGAAATGAGTAAAAAAACATTAGTAATAGGTGCATCATTAAAGTCATCTCGATATTCCAATATGGCTATCAATAAACTGGTAACACATAAACACGAAGTAGTAGCTATTGGTTTAAGGGAAGGGACAGTGGCAGGTATTAATATTGATACGGAATTAGTACCATATGCATCTATAGATACCGTAACGCTATATTTAAACCCTAGCCGACAAGAGCCATATTTTAATTATATAATTAACTTAAACCCGAAGCGTGTTATTTTTAATCCAGGTACAGAGAATCCTGAATTTTATAAACTTTTAGAACAAAACAATATTAACGTTGAGGTTGCTTGTACTTTGGTGCTCTTGTCTATTAAACAATATTAAGCTTCGCTTTTTTTAGAGATAAGGAATAGTCCAATAAAAGTTAATAAGCCATTTATTATTAAAAGCTCGTATCCAATAATATAACCGCCAATATTTTCGGCAGGAATGTTGCCTATAATAAAAGATAGTGCTAAGGCTGCTAATGCAACAACCCAAACCAATTTATCTTTAATAATTCGTTTGGTGAAAATTCCAAAAGCGAATAGACCTAAAAGAGGTCCATAAGTATAGCCAGCAACTTTTAGCAAGTTGTCTATAACGTTGCTGTCTAGCACGTATTTAAAAATCACGATAACTATTATAAGTAAAACGCTCATTAATATGTGTATACGTTTTCTTAAGCTTTTTTGCGTGTGGGCTTCTCGTTTTTCAATCCCTAAAAAATCTACACAAAACGATGTCGTTAGTGAGGTTAATGCCGAATCGGCACTACTATAAGCAGCAGCAATTAAACCTAGTAAAAAGAAAATAGCTAAGCTTATACTCAATCCGCCATTAAGTGCTATTTCAGGAAAAAGTAAATCGGTTTTTACTTTACCGTCTAGCATAGGTGTGGCAATGTTATGTTTTTCGGCATAAATAAATAATAGAGCGCCAAGTAGAAGGAAAACAAAATTTACTACAATTAATACTGAAGCAAAAGACAGCATGTTCTTTTGGGCGTCTTTAAGGGTTTTACAACTCAGGTTTTTTTGCATCATATCTTGGTCTAAACCAGTCATGCAAATAGCGATAAACATACCGCCTAAAAACGATTTTATAAAGTGGTTTTTAGCTAAAATAGAATCGGTAAACATAATTTTGTTGTACTTCGTTAATTCTTCCGAAGCTAAAAAATCTGCAAAACTCCAATTCAACTCATCTGTAATTAGATATACAGCTACTACTAGCGCAGTAAGCATAAAAAGTGTTTGTAAGGTATCTGTCCATATAATGGTTTTTATACCGCCTTTAAAAGTGTACAGCCAAATAAGTAATATGGAAATACTTACTGTTACAACAAACGGAACTCCGTAAGCATCAAAAACAAATTTTTGTAAAACAATAGCAATTAGATATAATCGGAAAGCAGCTCCTAAAACACGAGAAATAAAGAAGAAAAAGGCGCCTGTTTTATAACTCACGGTTCCAAATCTACTTTCTAAATATTGATAAATGGAAATAACATTGAGTCTATAGTAAATGGGCATAAGTACAAATGCGATTACCAAATAACCAACGAGATAACCAAAAACGACTTGCATATAACTAAATTGCGAACCGGCAACCCAGCCAGGAACAGAAATAAAAGTAACTCCAGAGAGCGATGCGCCAATCATTCCAAAGGCTACTAAGTACCAAGGAGCCGATTTGTTAGCTTTAAAAAAGGCATCGTTGCTGTCTTCTTTTCCTGTAAAATAAGAGATTAAAATTAATACGCCAAAGTAAGCAGCGATTAGTAAAAGTATTTGTGTAGCCGTCATTTAAAATTAAATTTCAAGTTTCAAAATACGAATATTAAACATCAAAAAACAAGTGCAAAAGATGTTATTTAAAAGTGTGCGTGAAAATTAGCGAAATTCCGTGCTAAATAGTAAATTCGCAGCCATGGAATTTTCTTCGAAATTATTAGAACGTGCTGTAAATGAGATGTCTCAATTGCCAGGTATTGGTAAGCGTACTGCATTGCGTTTAGTTTTGCATATGTTAAGGCAACCTAAAGAACAAACTATTGGTTTGGCCGAAGCATTAAAGACGATGCGTAATGATATAAAATTTTGTAAGTCTTGCAATAATATTAGCGACGTAGCGTTGTGTGAAATATGTTCTAATCCTGGGCGTAATGAAGCTATGATTTGTGTGGTTGAAGATGTGAGAGATGTAATGGCTATTGAAAATACAAGTTCGTATAAAGGGCTGTATCATGTATTAGGCGGGAAAATTTCTCCAATGGATGGTATTGGTCCTCACGATTTAAATATAGAATCTTTGGTTAACAAAGTGAAAGAAGGGAAAGCTAAAGAACTTATTTTTGCATTAAGCTCTACCATGGAAGGTGATACTACAAACTTTTATATTTATAAGCAAATTCAGGATTACGATGTGTTTACATCTACTATTGCAAGAGGTATTTCGGTTGGCGACGAATTAGAGTATGCCGATGAAATTACACTTGGGCGTAGTATTGTAAATAGAATACCATTTGAATCATCCTTAAAACTATAAACCTTAGTACTTGAAGCTCTCAATAGTTATTTTAAATTATAATGTGCGTTACTTTTTAGAGCTAGCTTTAAAAAGTGTAGAAGCAGCAATTTCTGATATTGATGCCGAAATTATTGTAGTTGATAATGACTCTAGTGACACAAGTTGTCAAATGGTGAAAACCATATTTCCTAAGGTTAAACTTATTGAGAATAAAGAGAATTTTGGTTTTTCAAAAGGAAATAATATTGGTGTCGCCGCCGCTCAAGGCGAATATATTTGCATTCTAAATCCGGATACTGTTGTAGCAGAAGATACTTTTGTGAAGCTTCTAAAGTTTGCAGAAACTAAATCTAAGCTAGGTATTGTTGGTTGTAGATTAATGAATGGGAGTGGTACATTTTTACCAGAAAGCAAACGAAATATTCCAACGGTAAAAGTTTCATTAAAAAAGATATTAGGTAACTCTCAAGATTATTATGCTAATCATTTATCTCAAGAAGATCATGGTGAGGTTAATATATTGGTAGGTGCTTTTATGCTGATCAAAAAAAGTGTTTATAACACTGTTGGTGGTTTTGATGAAGATTACTTTATGTACGGTGAAGATATAGATTTGTCATATAAAGTACTAACGGCTGGGTATAAGAATTACTATTATGGCGAAACTACAGTGGTTCACTTTAAAGGTGAAAGCACTTTAAAAGATCGCAATTATGCGCGCCGATTCTTTGGTGCTATGCAAATTTTTTACGAAAAGCACTTTAAGCAAAACCTTGTATTCGACATAGTTGTTTGGTTGGGTATTAAATTGGCTTTTATTTTTAGAAAAAGAAATAAAAAAACATATAAAGCTATTTCAGAATTTGTGTTTGTTTCAAATGTCATGAATAAAGCCTTGGAAGCTAAATTACCTATAAAGTTAAGTTTTGAAGATCAATTATCTTCAATTGAACATAATGCTGAGGTGATTTTCGATGCGAACACAATGACATATAAAGATATTATTGAATTTATTAAAACCTCTGATAAAGAGTTAACTTATAAAATATTACCAAACCAATCTAATTTTATTTTGGGTAGTAATGATGGATTTAGTCAGGGAGAAGTTATAATTTTATAATAGTATTATGAGATTTATTTAAGGAATTTGCTGATTTTTCATTAATTTTGCAGTCTAAATTTAAAAAACAAGTATTTTATTATTAATATGGCAAAGTTTGAACTAAAGTTACCTAAAATGGGAGAAAGCGTTGCTGAGGCAACAATTACCTCTTGGTTAAAAGAAGTTGGAGATACTATCGAATTAGACGAGGCAGTTCTTGAAATTGCTACCGATAAGGTGGATAGCGAAGTCCCGAGTGAATTTGAAGGTGTTTTAGTAGAAAAGTTTTTCAATGTTGATGATGTTGTTCAGGTAGGTGAGGTTTTAGCAATAATTGAAACTGATGGTGATCTTGAAGGTGCTAGTGATACTGCAACGGCTTCTACGAAAGTAGAAGATACAGAGCAACAAGCTGCCGAACAAATAGAGCAAACTATAAGTATAGCTAAAGAAACTGTAGCTCCGATAGTTTCTAATGAAACGCGTTTTTATTCGCCGCTAGTTAAAAATATAGCAAAAGCAGAAGGAATCTCTCAAGAAGATTTGGACGCTATTGTTGGTACGGGTAAAGATAACCGAGTTACAAAAACAGATATATTAAATTATATTGATAATAGAGGTGCAACTCCGGTTGTGAATAATATTAAAACAGAAACTCCTGTTGCTGCAAAGTCGGAAACTGTAAAACCAAAAGAAGCTGCTAAATCAGTTGTCTCTAATGGTGAAGATGAAATTATTGAAATGACTAGGATGGGTAAATTAGTTGCGCACCATATGCAAGCGTCAATTCAAACTTCTGCACATGTACAAAGTTTTATAGAAGCCGATGTTACTAATGTTTGGAATTGGAGAAAGAAAGTTAAAGATGGCTTTATGAAACGTGAGGGTGAAAACTTAACGTTTACACCTATTTTTATGGAAGCTATTGCAAAAGCACTTCGTGACTACCCAATGATGAATATTTCATTACAAGGTGATACTATAATAAAGAAGAAAAATATAAATCTTGGTATGGCAGCTGCTTTACCAGATGGAAACTTAATTGTACCTGTTATTAAAAATGCCGATCAGCTTAATTTAGTTGGCATGACAAAACAGGTAAACGATTTAGCAAACAGAGCACGATTAAACCAACTTAAGCCAGACGATGTGCAGGGCGGAACTTATACAGTTACTAATGTTGGAACCTTTGGTAGTATTATGGGAACACCTATAATTAACCAGCCACAAGTTGGTATATTAGCCTTAGGAGCTATTAGAAAAGTACCTGCAGTTATCGAAACTCCTGAAGGTGATTTTATTGGTATTCGTTACAAAATGTTTTTATCTCACTCTTACGATCATCGTGTTGTTAATGGCGCTTTGGGAGGTATGTTTGTAAAAGCTGTTAGCGATTACTTAGAAGCTTGGGATATAAATAGAGAAATATAAGCGTCTACTTATTGTAGTTGTTTATAGTATCTATAAGTGCGGTTTTTGTAGTTATATTGGTGTAAATAGACTCCTTTATTTTAAGTATAAAAACCGCGTTTTGAATATCGTAATTTGCTTGGCCTGCTTTTTTTAATAGTTTTTCTAGTTTTTGCTGATCTTCTGTAATGTCTTTAGTTTTAAACGCTATTTGGTAAGCGCTAAATAAACTTTTGGCTTCGTTACATAACTCGCAATTTTCTGATTCAAAAATGGTGATGTCTTCGGTTTTTAAAGCTTCGTCTATATTTATTTGGATATCATTAAAATCTTTACGGAAATTTAAGCTTTGGCTAATTTTATTTACAATAAACTGCTCTTTATAGTCACCCGGCTGATCACTAAGTTTTATAAGTGTAATTAAGTGAGTTTCGCTGTTGGCAGGAATAACTTGTAGTACGGGCCTGTTGCTGCTTCTTCTGTAATCTTCGGTTTCTATGCGTAAAAAAACGGAATAGCTTACAGAGTCGCTGTTTTTG
The window above is part of the Algibacter sp. L3A6 genome. Proteins encoded here:
- a CDS encoding glutaredoxin domain-containing protein, with protein sequence MNRNHKTAYSFIVLLFISCLSFAQQTKNENVELVKKQNGKRLEFFAKNSDSVSYSVFLRIETEDYRRSSNRPVLQVIPANSETHLITLIKLSDQPGDYKEQFIVNKISQSLNFRKDFNDIQINIDEALKTEDITIFESENCELCNEAKSLFSAYQIAFKTKDITEDQQKLEKLLKKAGQANYDIQNAVFILKIKESIYTNITTKTALIDTINNYNK
- a CDS encoding glycosyltransferase family 2 protein translates to MKLSIVILNYNVRYFLELALKSVEAAISDIDAEIIVVDNDSSDTSCQMVKTIFPKVKLIENKENFGFSKGNNIGVAAAQGEYICILNPDTVVAEDTFVKLLKFAETKSKLGIVGCRLMNGSGTFLPESKRNIPTVKVSLKKILGNSQDYYANHLSQEDHGEVNILVGAFMLIKKSVYNTVGGFDEDYFMYGEDIDLSYKVLTAGYKNYYYGETTVVHFKGESTLKDRNYARRFFGAMQIFYEKHFKQNLVFDIVVWLGIKLAFIFRKRNKKTYKAISEFVFVSNVMNKALEAKLPIKLSFEDQLSSIEHNAEVIFDANTMTYKDIIEFIKTSDKELTYKILPNQSNFILGSNDGFSQGEVIIL
- a CDS encoding sodium:solute symporter translates to MTATQILLLIAAYFGVLILISYFTGKEDSNDAFFKANKSAPWYLVAFGMIGASLSGVTFISVPGWVAGSQFSYMQVVFGYLVGYLVIAFVLMPIYYRLNVISIYQYLESRFGTVSYKTGAFFFFISRVLGAAFRLYLIAIVLQKFVFDAYGVPFVVTVSISILLIWLYTFKGGIKTIIWTDTLQTLFMLTALVVAVYLITDELNWSFADFLASEELTKYNKIMFTDSILAKNHFIKSFLGGMFIAICMTGLDQDMMQKNLSCKTLKDAQKNMLSFASVLIVVNFVFLLLGALLFIYAEKHNIATPMLDGKVKTDLLFPEIALNGGLSISLAIFFLLGLIAAAYSSADSALTSLTTSFCVDFLGIEKREAHTQKSLRKRIHILMSVLLIIVIVIFKYVLDSNVIDNLLKVAGYTYGPLLGLFAFGIFTKRIIKDKLVWVVALAALALSFIIGNIPAENIGGYIIGYELLIINGLLTFIGLFLISKKSEA
- a CDS encoding dihydrolipoamide acetyltransferase family protein translates to MAKFELKLPKMGESVAEATITSWLKEVGDTIELDEAVLEIATDKVDSEVPSEFEGVLVEKFFNVDDVVQVGEVLAIIETDGDLEGASDTATASTKVEDTEQQAAEQIEQTISIAKETVAPIVSNETRFYSPLVKNIAKAEGISQEDLDAIVGTGKDNRVTKTDILNYIDNRGATPVVNNIKTETPVAAKSETVKPKEAAKSVVSNGEDEIIEMTRMGKLVAHHMQASIQTSAHVQSFIEADVTNVWNWRKKVKDGFMKREGENLTFTPIFMEAIAKALRDYPMMNISLQGDTIIKKKNINLGMAAALPDGNLIVPVIKNADQLNLVGMTKQVNDLANRARLNQLKPDDVQGGTYTVTNVGTFGSIMGTPIINQPQVGILALGAIRKVPAVIETPEGDFIGIRYKMFLSHSYDHRVVNGALGGMFVKAVSDYLEAWDINREI
- a CDS encoding CoA-binding protein, coding for MSKKTLVIGASLKSSRYSNMAINKLVTHKHEVVAIGLREGTVAGINIDTELVPYASIDTVTLYLNPSRQEPYFNYIINLNPKRVIFNPGTENPEFYKLLEQNNINVEVACTLVLLSIKQY
- the recR gene encoding recombination mediator RecR, with product MEFSSKLLERAVNEMSQLPGIGKRTALRLVLHMLRQPKEQTIGLAEALKTMRNDIKFCKSCNNISDVALCEICSNPGRNEAMICVVEDVRDVMAIENTSSYKGLYHVLGGKISPMDGIGPHDLNIESLVNKVKEGKAKELIFALSSTMEGDTTNFYIYKQIQDYDVFTSTIARGISVGDELEYADEITLGRSIVNRIPFESSLKL